ATTGAAATTGGCCTTTTTTTCCACTTTGTTGGTGGTATTTGTCGCTGTGAGTTTGAGCACATTCATTCGCCAAGGCCAAAAAAAAGCCATTGTTGAAACCCAAAAAACGGCACGATTAGACACGGTGAAAGCGTTGAGACAAGTGGCCCGGGAAGCCATCCTGGTGGATGATGACACGGGTCTCGTCAATTACGTGAATTTGCTTCAAAAGTCTCTTACCACGGCCCATGCGATGGTCATTGATGAACAGGGACGCATCCGCGTCCACACCGACCCCACCCTGATTGGAACCAAAGTGGATGACCCCGCCTCACTAAAAGCCCTCGAAAGCCGCGATCGGCAAGACGTTGTTGTTCAGAATCTCACCTCTCCTGACGGGAAAAACATACTGGATTATTCCATCCCCATCCTGCTCGGGCAAAATCCGGCCGAATACAGAGGCGTGGCGCGCATTGGGTTCGACAAAAACGTGATTGACGAAGAAATTCAAGAATCCCTTCGCATTATGGACCAACGGATCAAAGGGGCCTTCTTTTTGGCTTTAATTCTGGGAATTGTCGGGGCCTTTTTACTGGCCACCTTCATCACGAAACCCATCGAAACCCTGCGAACCGGCGCCCAACAAATTGGAGAAGGAAAATTGAGTCATCGAATCGAAGTCCACACGAACGATGAACTGCGCGAACTGGCCGATGACTTCAACGCGATGGCCAAAAAACTGGGCGAACTCGATGAAATGAAACAAGATTTCGTATCCAACGTGACCCATGAACTCAGGTCTCCCATGACCTCCATTCGCGGATACGTCGATCTTCTGCTTCAAGGAGCTCCAAGCTCCCTTTCTCAAACCCAAAAAGATTATCTGTCCGTCATTAAAAACAGCGCCGTTCGTTTGGGTCGGTTCATCGACAACTTGTTGGATGTCGCCAAAATTGAGGCCAACAAACTGAACCTGACCCCTGAATCCCTCTCTCTTCACGAACTGGGTTATGAAATGACCGTCCTTTTCAAGCCGCAACTGGATGAAAAAGGGATAGTTCTTAAAAATCTCATCCCGAAAGAAATGCCTCCCGCCTTTGTTGACAAGGACAAACTCGCCGAGGTGTTTATCAACTTGACCTCGAACGCCATCAAATTCACCCCTGAAAAAGGGACCATTGAATTCCAAGCCGCGGAAGGAGAAAAACATTTGGAAGTACGCGTTCAAGACAATGGCCCTGGAATTCCAGAGGACAAAGCTGCCAAACTGTTCAATAAGTTTGAACAGGTGAAGTCGAATCAAGGATTGGCGCGCAAACACAAAGGCACCGGATTGGGCCTGACCATCGCCAAAGGCATCATTGAGGCCCATGGGGGAAAAATATGGATCAAAAGCCCCGGACCTCATGGCGTGGGAACCGCGTTCTATTTTTCTGTTCCAAAACTGACCGCTGAATTAAAAGAGAGGCTTGCGAATGACATTTGAAATCAAGAGGAAGATTCTCGTCGTCGATGATGATCCCGATATCCGCCGCCTTGTAGAAACCGTTTTGGAACGTGATGGGTTCAGTGTTCAATCAGCCTCCTCTGCCGCCGAATTCTTTAAAACTCTGGCCGCCTTTAAGCCTGACTTGGTCGTTCTGGATCTTCAATTGCCCGACATGGATGGGTTTGGAATCATCAAGAAACTTCGGGCCGACCCGATGACGCTTCATTTGCCGGTGGTGATGCTTACGGTGCAATCCATCGACTCCTATAAAATCGCGGGGCTTGAAATTGGCGCCGACGATTACATCGTCAAACCCTTCAACCATGGCGAGTTTGTGGCGCGCATCAAAGCGCTTTTAAGACGTTCCAAACCCAAAGATCCTTCCCACGGTATTGTTGAAGCCTCCGGAATCCGGTTGAACCTCGATCAACATCGAGTCGAGATTGATAACAAGGTTGTGGATCTTTCTCCAAAAGAATTTGATTTATTGGCCGCCCTCATGCGCGCCAAAAACACGGTGCTCACGCGCGAGACGCTCTGCGAATCCGTCTGGGGCCATGAACTGGTCGGCAACACGCGCACCGTGGACGTTCATGTGGGAAGACTCCGCCGGAAGTTGGGCGCCCACGAGAAAAAAATTGAAACAGTCGAACGCATCGGCTACCGCTTTTTGGCGGAATAACCCCATTCGATCGCTCCAAATGATGACGCATCAGTTTCCTGTTTTTCCACGAATAAATTTTCGGATTGCATTCCTCCCCACGCCGTACAGTGGGGAGGTTGGGAGGGGCAACAAGTGGGGACTCTATAGTTTTTTCAAGGCGACCCTCCTCGTCGCCTGCCGGGACATCGACAGAGCAATGTCACGTTATTTCCTGCGGTTGTCTTAGGCGTTCCATTAACAGAACGAATTCTTTATAATCCCGTTCTATGAAGAGTACGGAAGATACCCGATACAGTCTAAGAATTCTATTGGCAGAATCTCATGAGAAAACCTGGCCATCCTTAATCAAACGCGATTTCAATTGGGATTTGCTGAGTTCCACGCGATTACTCACCTTGGTTGGACCGCGTCGTGCAGGAAAAACTTTTCTGTGTTACCAAATCCTACGCCACCTACTGGACCAAGGGACCCCACGCCACCGTTTGCTCTATCTCAATTTTGAAGATGAAAGGCTTTATCCCATGTCTGGTCAGGAGCTCACTCTTTTATTGGATGTGTACGAAGAACTCTTTCCTTGGAAATCAGCGGACCCTCTCTATGTGGTTCTAGACGAGATTCAGAACGTGCCGCAGTGGTCGAGATGGGCCCGGCGGGTACATGAACAGCATCCCAAGCTTCATTTAATTCTGACCGGATCTTCCTCAAAATTGCTTTCAACTGAGCTGGCCACAGAACTGCGCGGACGAACTTTGGGTTTCTCCGTCTATCCCTATTCATTCAGTGAGAGACTTCGCGCGGAGGGCGAGGATAACGCCGTATCATCTCTCATGCTTCATGGCCGGGGAAAAAATCGTATGAGACGGTCATTTGATCAATTTCTGCTTAAAGGAGGATTTCCAGAACCGTGCCTGCAAGAAAATCCACAAC
Above is a window of Elusimicrobiota bacterium DNA encoding:
- the sasA_11 gene encoding Adaptive-response sensory-kinase SasA, with amino-acid sequence MPLKLKLAFFSTLLVVFVAVSLSTFIRQGQKKAIVETQKTARLDTVKALRQVAREAILVDDDTGLVNYVNLLQKSLTTAHAMVIDEQGRIRVHTDPTLIGTKVDDPASLKALESRDRQDVVVQNLTSPDGKNILDYSIPILLGQNPAEYRGVARIGFDKNVIDEEIQESLRIMDQRIKGAFFLALILGIVGAFLLATFITKPIETLRTGAQQIGEGKLSHRIEVHTNDELRELADDFNAMAKKLGELDEMKQDFVSNVTHELRSPMTSIRGYVDLLLQGAPSSLSQTQKDYLSVIKNSAVRLGRFIDNLLDVAKIEANKLNLTPESLSLHELGYEMTVLFKPQLDEKGIVLKNLIPKEMPPAFVDKDKLAEVFINLTSNAIKFTPEKGTIEFQAAEGEKHLEVRVQDNGPGIPEDKAAKLFNKFEQVKSNQGLARKHKGTGLGLTIAKGIIEAHGGKIWIKSPGPHGVGTAFYFSVPKLTAELKERLANDI
- the srrA gene encoding Transcriptional regulatory protein SrrA, with the translated sequence MTFEIKRKILVVDDDPDIRRLVETVLERDGFSVQSASSAAEFFKTLAAFKPDLVVLDLQLPDMDGFGIIKKLRADPMTLHLPVVMLTVQSIDSYKIAGLEIGADDYIVKPFNHGEFVARIKALLRRSKPKDPSHGIVEASGIRLNLDQHRVEIDNKVVDLSPKEFDLLAALMRAKNTVLTRETLCESVWGHELVGNTRTVDVHVGRLRRKLGAHEKKIETVERIGYRFLAE